The proteins below come from a single Terriglobales bacterium genomic window:
- a CDS encoding ABC transporter permease — protein MTATAARTEPRGDALMLPVASLWWREIVRFYRQPSRVVGVIASPLVFWLVIGSGFGTSFRGAGGTDPHYLEYFYPGALVMIVLFTSIFAMMSVIEDRREGFLLSVLVAPIHRSAIVLAKVLGGTTLAAIQGLAFLIFAPLVGARPGPVDLLVVALVVFLMSFALTALGFAVAWRLDSTQGFHAIVNLFLIPLWLLSGALFPIHGASGWIRVLMQVNPLTYGVESLRAALFPAAGATSIGLPLTGALAVQAAFCVVMFAIAYREANRRSTKPAA, from the coding sequence ATGACGGCGACCGCGGCACGGACCGAACCGCGGGGCGACGCGCTGATGCTGCCGGTGGCGTCGCTGTGGTGGCGGGAGATTGTGCGCTTTTACCGGCAGCCGAGCCGGGTGGTGGGAGTGATCGCGTCGCCGCTGGTGTTCTGGCTGGTGATCGGGTCGGGATTCGGAACGAGCTTCCGCGGCGCGGGCGGGACCGATCCGCATTACCTCGAGTATTTCTACCCCGGGGCGCTGGTGATGATCGTGCTGTTCACGTCGATCTTCGCCATGATGTCGGTGATCGAAGACCGGCGGGAGGGATTTCTGCTCTCAGTGCTGGTGGCGCCCATCCATCGCTCGGCCATCGTGCTGGCCAAAGTGCTGGGCGGCACGACGCTGGCCGCCATCCAGGGACTGGCGTTCCTGATCTTTGCGCCGCTGGTGGGAGCGCGGCCGGGGCCGGTGGACTTGCTGGTGGTGGCGCTGGTGGTGTTCCTGATGTCGTTCGCGCTGACGGCGCTGGGATTCGCCGTGGCCTGGCGGCTGGATTCGACGCAGGGGTTCCACGCCATCGTGAACCTGTTCCTGATCCCGCTGTGGCTGCTCTCGGGAGCGCTGTTCCCGATCCACGGGGCGTCGGGATGGATCCGGGTGCTGATGCAGGTGAATCCGCTGACGTACGGGGTGGAATCGCTGCGGGCGGCGCTGTTCCCGGCCGCGGGAGCGACGTCGATCGGATTGCCGCTTACCGGAGCGCTGGCTGTGCAGGCGGCGTTCTGCGTGGTGATGTTCGCCATCGCGTATCGCGAGGCCAACCGGAGGAGCACGAAGCCGGCGGCATAG
- a CDS encoding DUF420 domain-containing protein translates to MGHRRNMDYSVFPVINATLNGTSAVLLVAGREMIRRKRVTAHRACMVAAVACSTLFLGFYLFYHYHVGSVRFQGQGWVRPVYFTILLSHTVLAVTLVPMVIVTLARALRERFDRHKAIARWTYPVWLYVSITGVVIYVMLYHLFRA, encoded by the coding sequence ATGGGGCACCGTCGAAACATGGACTACAGCGTCTTCCCGGTGATCAACGCCACGCTGAACGGCACCAGCGCGGTGCTGCTGGTCGCAGGACGCGAGATGATCCGGCGGAAGCGCGTAACCGCGCATCGGGCGTGCATGGTCGCGGCGGTGGCGTGCTCAACCCTGTTCCTCGGCTTCTACCTCTTTTATCACTATCACGTGGGGTCGGTGCGGTTTCAGGGACAGGGCTGGGTGCGCCCGGTGTACTTCACGATTTTGCTCTCCCACACCGTGCTGGCGGTGACGCTGGTGCCGATGGTCATCGTCACCCTGGCGCGCGCGCTACGGGAACGCTTTGACAGACACAAAGCAATCGCGCGCTGGACGTATCCCGTGTGGCTGTACGTTTCCATCACCGGCGTGGTGATCTACGTGATGCTGTACCATCTGTTCCGGGCGTGA
- a CDS encoding COX15/CtaA family protein has protein sequence MRAAHHNAYHAGHHRFAVFTAGATFVLLIAGALVTSNDAGLAVPDWPTSFGSLYKIPPMVGGVKYEHGHRMVAQFVGLLTIVLAVWTQRVEPRGWMRGLGWGALALVIVQGVLGGVTVLFFLPPWVSTAHATLAQAFFSTVVLMALFTSRGWVEEESRMALDVRRPRLATLAAWSAAAIVLQLILGAAFRHSGMKLLPHLILAVVVTALILWTSVRALMDYAHAPEIFRPALVLLVLLVVQLGLGFGAYLTRVEWSQDAPQPLASMVATTVAHVAAGALLLAASVVLVAQTRRHLADPDEIRHDHRHKTHTPKAVHA, from the coding sequence ATGAGGGCGGCGCACCACAACGCGTACCATGCGGGGCATCATCGGTTCGCCGTGTTCACGGCCGGGGCGACGTTCGTGCTGCTGATCGCGGGGGCGCTGGTGACGTCGAATGACGCCGGCCTGGCGGTACCGGACTGGCCGACGTCGTTCGGGTCGCTGTACAAGATCCCGCCGATGGTGGGCGGAGTGAAATACGAGCACGGGCACCGCATGGTGGCGCAGTTTGTCGGGCTGCTGACCATCGTCCTGGCGGTGTGGACGCAACGGGTGGAGCCGCGCGGGTGGATGCGCGGACTGGGCTGGGGAGCGCTGGCGCTGGTGATCGTGCAGGGCGTGCTGGGCGGAGTGACGGTGCTGTTCTTCCTGCCGCCGTGGGTTTCGACCGCACATGCCACGCTGGCACAGGCCTTTTTCTCGACGGTGGTGCTGATGGCGCTGTTCACCAGCCGGGGCTGGGTGGAGGAGGAATCGCGCATGGCGCTGGACGTGCGGCGACCAAGACTCGCGACACTGGCGGCGTGGTCGGCGGCGGCCATCGTGCTGCAACTGATCCTGGGCGCAGCTTTCCGACATTCCGGCATGAAGCTGCTGCCGCACCTGATCCTGGCGGTGGTGGTGACGGCGCTGATCCTGTGGACGTCGGTGCGGGCGCTGATGGATTACGCCCATGCTCCGGAGATCTTCCGGCCGGCCCTGGTGCTGCTGGTGCTGCTGGTGGTGCAGCTGGGACTGGGATTCGGGGCCTACCTGACGCGGGTGGAGTGGAGCCAGGATGCGCCGCAGCCGCTGGCCAGCATGGTGGCGACCACGGTGGCACACGTGGCGGCAGGCGCGCTGCTGCTGGCGGCCTCGGTGGTGCTGGTGGCGCAGACGCGACGACACCTGGCGGATCCGGACGAAATCCGCCACGACCACCGGCACAAGACGCACACTCCCAAGGCGGTGCACGCGTGA
- a CDS encoding ABC transporter ATP-binding protein, which produces MIQVEGIRHRYDGRTALDGVTFEVGEAEIFGLLGPNGSGKTTLFRILSTLMLPEAGRAVVQGRDAAADAGGVRREIGVVFQARSVDVKLTVRENLRHQGHLYGLRGAALDARIREMLERLGLAARADERLENLSGGTQRRVELAKGLLHRPSVLLMDEPSSGLDPGARRDLWQYLAMLRESERVTIVTTTHLMEEAERCDRLAILNEGRLVALGTPVELKSAIGGDVILLDARDPERIAARLAERFQVQPTVIDGRVRLEREGGHRFVSEVMEAFPGEIRGISVSEPTLEDVFIDRTGHRFWSEEQEP; this is translated from the coding sequence GTGATCCAAGTCGAGGGAATCCGCCACCGCTACGACGGGCGCACGGCGCTGGACGGCGTGACGTTCGAGGTGGGCGAGGCGGAAATCTTCGGGCTGCTGGGTCCGAACGGCAGCGGCAAGACCACGCTGTTCCGCATCCTTTCCACATTGATGTTGCCCGAGGCAGGACGGGCCGTGGTCCAGGGACGCGACGCGGCAGCCGATGCGGGCGGAGTGCGGCGCGAAATCGGGGTGGTGTTCCAGGCGCGCAGCGTGGATGTGAAACTGACGGTCCGCGAGAACCTGCGGCATCAAGGGCATCTGTATGGGCTGCGCGGAGCGGCGCTGGACGCGCGCATCCGCGAGATGCTGGAGCGATTGGGGCTGGCGGCGCGTGCGGACGAGCGCCTGGAAAACCTTTCGGGCGGAACGCAGCGGCGGGTGGAACTGGCCAAGGGGCTGCTGCACCGGCCGTCGGTGCTGCTGATGGATGAGCCCTCGAGCGGGCTCGATCCGGGAGCGCGGCGCGACCTGTGGCAGTATCTGGCGATGCTGCGGGAAAGCGAGCGCGTCACCATCGTCACCACGACCCACTTGATGGAAGAAGCGGAACGCTGCGACCGGCTGGCCATCCTGAACGAAGGACGACTGGTTGCGCTGGGGACGCCGGTGGAACTGAAGAGCGCGATCGGCGGCGACGTGATCCTGCTGGACGCGCGCGATCCGGAGCGCATCGCGGCCCGCCTGGCGGAGCGATTCCAGGTGCAGCCGACGGTGATCGATGGACGCGTGCGCCTGGAACGCGAGGGCGGACACCGGTTCGTCAGCGAGGTGATGGAGGCGTTTCCGGGGGAGATCCGGGGGATCTCGGTGAGCGAGCCGACGCTGGAGGACGTGTTCATCGACCGCACGGGACACCGGTTCTGGAGCGAGGAGCAGGAGCCATGA
- a CDS encoding biotin/lipoyl-binding protein translates to MSTRTRIIFFTIAWIIVLMPFLFWRSTWFGRPLSEKDIGEYLRDESKPRHIQHALVQVGERMARGDAAARQWYPELVRLASHRVEEIRTTDAWVMGQDPSYAAFREPLRGMLNDASPLVRSNAALALVRFGDDSGRAQILEMLQPVTVTAPRAGRVADVAQTGDPIRNGTMLARLEGGEESVEVRAPISGRIHSIAVAAGAEVKEGDEIGVIDPGTEQVWEALRALYLIGQVEDIAAIQPFQRETPNYPPRIAEQARATEKAIRERNR, encoded by the coding sequence ATGTCTACGCGCACGCGGATCATTTTCTTCACCATCGCGTGGATCATCGTGCTGATGCCGTTTTTGTTCTGGCGGAGCACGTGGTTCGGGCGGCCGCTTTCGGAGAAGGACATCGGCGAGTATCTGCGCGATGAATCGAAGCCGCGCCACATCCAGCACGCGTTGGTGCAGGTAGGAGAGAGAATGGCGCGCGGGGACGCGGCGGCCCGCCAGTGGTATCCGGAACTGGTGCGGCTGGCGTCGCATCGGGTGGAAGAGATACGCACGACCGACGCCTGGGTGATGGGACAGGATCCGTCGTATGCGGCGTTCCGCGAGCCCCTGCGCGGAATGCTGAATGACGCGTCGCCGCTGGTGCGGAGCAACGCGGCGCTGGCGCTGGTGCGCTTCGGCGACGATTCCGGAAGAGCACAGATTCTCGAGATGCTGCAGCCGGTCACGGTTACAGCACCGCGTGCTGGACGGGTGGCGGATGTGGCGCAAACGGGGGATCCGATCCGCAATGGAACAATGCTGGCTCGGCTGGAAGGGGGTGAAGAGAGTGTGGAAGTGCGAGCGCCTATCAGCGGCCGGATTCACTCGATCGCAGTAGCTGCGGGAGCTGAGGTGAAGGAAGGCGACGAGATCGGCGTAATCGATCCCGGCACGGAGCAAGTTTGGGAGGCGCTGCGGGCGCTTTACCTGATCGGTCAGGTGGAGGACATTGCGGCGATTCAGCCGTTCCAGCGTGAGACGCCGAACTATCCGCCGCGTATCGCTGAGCAGGCGCGGGCGACGGAAAAAGCGATACGGGAAAGGAACAGGTAG
- a CDS encoding carboxypeptidase regulatory-like domain-containing protein — protein sequence MSRTKWYVAAAALVVMALAVAGCQKEQTATQEAQMAAPAAPKATPIDPATVGSVSGTVKFEGTPPKAVRIDMSQDPACKATATGPATSEVVVADKGNLANVFVYVKEGLGDRTFDVPKEKVTIDQHGCRYHPHVMGVMAGQTVEILNSDDTTHNIHPTPAAASGNREWNESQAPKAAPLEKTFAREELMLPVKCNQHPWMKMYVNVVKHPFFAVSGADGTFEIKGLPPGEYTIAAVHEKLGEQTTKVTIGPKEAKTAEFSFKGQ from the coding sequence ATGAGCAGAACCAAGTGGTACGTGGCGGCGGCGGCGCTGGTAGTGATGGCGCTGGCGGTGGCCGGATGTCAGAAGGAACAGACCGCGACGCAGGAAGCGCAGATGGCAGCGCCGGCAGCGCCCAAGGCGACGCCGATCGATCCGGCCACGGTGGGCAGCGTGAGCGGTACGGTGAAGTTCGAGGGCACGCCGCCCAAGGCGGTCCGCATCGACATGAGCCAGGACCCGGCGTGCAAAGCGACAGCGACGGGACCAGCGACGTCGGAAGTGGTGGTGGCGGACAAAGGCAACCTGGCCAACGTGTTCGTGTACGTAAAAGAAGGGCTGGGCGACCGCACCTTCGACGTTCCCAAGGAAAAAGTGACCATCGACCAGCACGGGTGCCGCTACCATCCCCACGTAATGGGAGTGATGGCGGGGCAGACGGTGGAGATCCTGAACAGCGACGACACCACGCACAACATCCATCCGACGCCGGCGGCGGCGAGCGGCAACCGCGAGTGGAACGAGTCACAAGCGCCCAAGGCCGCGCCGCTGGAGAAGACCTTCGCGCGGGAAGAGCTGATGCTGCCGGTGAAGTGCAATCAGCACCCGTGGATGAAGATGTACGTCAACGTGGTGAAGCACCCGTTCTTCGCGGTGAGCGGTGCGGACGGCACCTTCGAGATCAAGGGCCTGCCGCCGGGCGAGTACACCATCGCCGCCGTGCATGAAAAGCTGGGGGAGCAGACGACCAAGGTGACAATCGGGCCGAAGGAGGCCAAGACGGCGGAGTTCAGTTTCAAGGGACAGTAA
- the cyoE gene encoding heme o synthase produces the protein MSAASQPLGLMRGAVMSAAADYGELMKLRVTSLIVMTAWCGYYLGALKAGVSPWSWATLEALAGIGLVAGGTGALNQVLEREGDRLMRRTDRRPLPAGRMSARHAAAVGLAATLGGTAYLALEANLLTGLLALATSATYLGLYTPLKRVSPICTFVGAFPGAMPPLLGWAAARGRVEWEAVVLFGIVFLWQFPHFHSIAWLYREDYERAGILMRPVVDGDGRATAREILVYSLALVPVTLAPSLLGMAGSVYAAGALALGAAFFAFGVRLAKAGEPPSSARSKAPARQLLQASVAYLPLLFALMMLNAAG, from the coding sequence GTGAGCGCCGCGAGCCAGCCGCTGGGCCTGATGCGCGGCGCGGTGATGAGCGCAGCCGCCGACTACGGCGAACTGATGAAGCTGCGGGTCACGTCGCTGATCGTGATGACGGCGTGGTGCGGCTACTACCTGGGCGCGCTGAAAGCGGGCGTTTCCCCGTGGTCGTGGGCGACGCTCGAGGCGCTGGCGGGGATCGGGCTGGTGGCGGGCGGCACCGGAGCGCTCAACCAGGTGCTGGAGCGCGAGGGAGACCGGTTGATGCGGCGCACCGACCGGCGTCCGCTGCCCGCGGGACGGATGAGCGCGCGGCATGCGGCGGCGGTGGGACTGGCGGCGACGCTGGGAGGAACCGCCTACCTGGCGCTCGAAGCGAACCTGCTGACCGGGCTGTTGGCGCTGGCCACTTCGGCGACGTACCTGGGACTCTACACGCCGCTCAAGAGAGTTTCGCCGATCTGCACGTTCGTGGGCGCGTTCCCCGGCGCGATGCCGCCACTGCTGGGCTGGGCGGCCGCGCGCGGCCGCGTGGAGTGGGAAGCGGTGGTGCTGTTCGGCATCGTGTTCCTGTGGCAGTTTCCACACTTCCATTCCATCGCGTGGCTGTATCGCGAGGACTATGAGCGCGCCGGGATCCTGATGCGGCCGGTGGTGGACGGCGACGGGCGGGCCACGGCGCGCGAGATCCTGGTCTACTCGCTGGCGCTGGTGCCGGTGACCCTGGCGCCCAGCCTGCTGGGCATGGCCGGAAGCGTGTACGCGGCGGGCGCGCTGGCGCTGGGGGCCGCGTTCTTCGCCTTCGGAGTGCGGCTGGCAAAGGCCGGCGAGCCGCCTTCCTCGGCGCGCTCGAAAGCGCCGGCGCGGCAATTGCTGCAGGCTTCCGTGGCGTACCTCCCGCTGCTGTTCGCGCTCATGATGCTGAACGCCGCCGGGTAA